The following coding sequences lie in one Kitasatospora azatica KCTC 9699 genomic window:
- a CDS encoding response regulator transcription factor has protein sequence MSVLLEHPANVVAYRPTKPTAMVVIADPRVRNTVTRHLWALGVRDVIEVSSIAEARPRVSTPRDICVADVHLPDGSGLTILAETRAAGWPNGLALSAADDIGAVRSALAGGVKGYVVTGTRTNVALPGRPGLPLGAGGLAGRMRRPGIPGAPGHVGAPGAPGAPGVPGAQPAAYRELSGREVEVLRLVAEGQSNKAIGVAMGLSALTVKSHLARIARKLGTGDRAGMVAVALRTGIIH, from the coding sequence GTGTCGGTCCTGCTAGAGCACCCCGCAAACGTGGTCGCCTACCGTCCGACCAAGCCCACCGCGATGGTGGTGATCGCCGACCCGCGGGTCCGCAACACCGTCACGCGTCATCTGTGGGCGCTCGGTGTGCGCGACGTCATCGAGGTGTCGTCGATCGCGGAGGCCCGGCCGCGGGTCTCCACCCCCCGGGACATCTGCGTGGCCGATGTCCACCTGCCGGACGGGTCGGGGCTGACCATCCTGGCCGAGACCCGCGCGGCGGGCTGGCCCAACGGCCTGGCGCTCTCCGCGGCCGACGACATCGGCGCGGTGCGCAGCGCGCTGGCCGGCGGCGTCAAGGGCTACGTGGTCACCGGGACCCGGACCAATGTGGCGCTGCCCGGCCGTCCGGGACTGCCGCTGGGCGCGGGCGGCCTGGCGGGCCGGATGCGCCGTCCGGGGATCCCCGGCGCGCCCGGCCACGTGGGTGCCCCCGGGGCTCCCGGCGCGCCCGGTGTGCCCGGCGCCCAGCCGGCCGCCTACCGGGAGCTGTCCGGCCGCGAGGTCGAGGTGCTGCGGCTGGTCGCGGAGGGCCAGTCCAACAAGGCGATCGGCGTCGCGATGGGCCTGTCCGCGCTGACCGTGAAGAGCCACCTGGCTCGGATCGCCCGCAAGCTGGGCACCGGGGACCGGGCCGGCATGGTCGCGGTGGCCTTGCGCACCGGCATCATCCACTGA
- a CDS encoding HRDC domain-containing protein, whose amino-acid sequence MTDAAEAIALETTPVPLLEPREGLPPVVADETALAAVVAAFAKGTGPVAVDAERASGYRYGQRAYLIQLRRAGAGTALIDPIACPELGGLGEVLADAEWVVHAATQDLPCLAEVGMRPQRLFDTELAGRIAGFARVGLGPMTENVLGYSLAKEHSAVDWSTRPLPEPWLRYAALDVEVLVELRDALEAELTEQGKLEWALEEFAAIAAAPRPAPRVDPWRRTSGLHKIRRRRQLAAVRELWQARDRIAQDRDVSPGRVLSDAAIVAAALAMPTNLQSLQSLQGFGPRVHRRQLEQWLGALDRARAIPEAQLPPAAAPHEGPPPPRAWAEKDPVAAARLSGARAAISELAEQLKLPAENLITPELVRRVSWEPPTEITAPAVAGALRTLGARRWQVELVAPVVAEAFTKAATPSE is encoded by the coding sequence GTGACCGACGCCGCAGAAGCCATCGCCCTAGAGACCACCCCGGTGCCGCTGCTCGAACCCCGGGAGGGTCTGCCACCGGTGGTGGCCGACGAGACGGCGCTGGCCGCCGTGGTCGCGGCCTTCGCGAAGGGCACCGGCCCGGTCGCGGTGGACGCCGAGCGGGCCTCCGGTTACCGCTACGGCCAGCGGGCCTATCTGATCCAGCTGCGGCGGGCCGGCGCCGGCACCGCGCTGATCGACCCGATCGCCTGCCCCGAACTCGGCGGGCTCGGCGAGGTGCTCGCCGACGCCGAGTGGGTGGTGCACGCGGCCACCCAGGACCTGCCCTGCCTGGCCGAGGTCGGGATGCGCCCGCAGCGGCTCTTCGACACCGAACTGGCCGGCCGGATCGCCGGGTTCGCCCGGGTCGGGCTCGGCCCGATGACCGAGAACGTGCTCGGCTACAGCCTGGCCAAGGAGCACTCCGCGGTGGACTGGTCGACCCGTCCGCTGCCCGAGCCCTGGCTGCGGTACGCCGCGCTGGACGTCGAGGTGCTGGTCGAGCTGCGCGACGCGCTGGAGGCGGAGCTGACCGAGCAGGGCAAGCTGGAATGGGCACTGGAGGAGTTCGCGGCGATCGCCGCGGCCCCGCGCCCCGCGCCCCGGGTGGACCCGTGGCGGCGCACCTCCGGGCTGCACAAGATCCGCCGGCGGCGGCAGCTGGCCGCCGTGCGCGAGCTGTGGCAGGCCCGCGACCGGATCGCCCAGGACCGCGACGTGTCGCCTGGGCGGGTGCTCTCGGATGCCGCGATCGTGGCCGCCGCGCTTGCCATGCCTACTAATTTGCAAAGTTTGCAAAGCCTGCAGGGCTTCGGACCCCGCGTGCACCGGCGCCAGCTGGAGCAGTGGCTGGGCGCCCTGGACCGGGCCCGGGCGATCCCGGAGGCCCAGCTGCCGCCGGCCGCCGCACCGCACGAGGGCCCGCCGCCGCCGCGCGCCTGGGCCGAGAAGGACCCGGTGGCCGCCGCCCGGCTCTCCGGCGCCCGGGCCGCGATCAGTGAGCTGGCCGAGCAGCTGAAGCTGCCGGCCGAGAACCTGATCACCCCCGAGCTGGTCCGCCGGGTCTCCTGGGAGCCGCCCACCGAGATCACCGCCCCCGCGGTGGCCGGAGCGCTGCGCACCCTCGGCGCCCGCCGCTGGCAGGTCGAGCTGGTGGCCCCGGTCGTCGCCGAGGCCTTCACCAAGGCGGCCACCCCCAGCGAGTGA